One segment of bacterium DNA contains the following:
- a CDS encoding Dam family site-specific DNA-(adenine-N6)-methyltransferase, producing the protein MKNKILVPPIKCQGIKTKLVPLILANTRVPEDGRWIEPFMGSAVVGLNARPRIALFADLNPHVIGLYAALKSSSITPHSARAYLEKEGDTLREKGEDHYYFIRDRFNKKGEPLDFLFLSRSCFNGMIRFNKKGGFNVPFCKKTERFSKAYITKIVNQIDRFYDLLKLYDWSFACQDFEKTISSATEKDIIYCDPPYLGRHVDYFNSWKEEDERRLFQCLSSTRAKFILSTWHSNRYRSNNFLKSLWSRFHIVTQEHFYHVGAKEDNRNAMLEALVMNFDPACERIEKPQYIQETLFDTLLSLRDR; encoded by the coding sequence GTGAAGAATAAAATACTCGTACCACCGATCAAATGCCAGGGTATCAAGACGAAGCTCGTTCCTTTGATACTGGCGAACACCCGAGTACCTGAAGACGGCCGGTGGATCGAGCCGTTCATGGGTTCCGCCGTCGTCGGCCTCAACGCCAGGCCGAGAATAGCTTTATTTGCCGATCTAAACCCCCACGTTATCGGATTATACGCAGCCCTGAAATCCTCGAGCATCACCCCCCATTCGGCTCGGGCATACCTTGAAAAAGAAGGAGATACGCTCAGGGAGAAGGGAGAGGACCATTACTACTTCATCCGCGATCGTTTCAATAAAAAAGGCGAACCCTTGGATTTCCTCTTCCTCTCCCGTTCTTGTTTCAACGGAATGATAAGATTTAATAAAAAGGGCGGCTTCAACGTTCCATTTTGTAAAAAAACAGAACGATTTTCAAAAGCATATATCACTAAAATTGTCAATCAGATTGACAGGTTTTACGACCTGTTGAAATTATATGATTGGTCATTCGCATGCCAGGATTTTGAAAAAACGATAAGTTCAGCGACGGAGAAGGATATCATCTACTGTGACCCTCCTTATCTAGGTAGACACGTTGATTACTTCAACTCATGGAAAGAAGAGGATGAGAGGAGGCTTTTTCAATGCCTGTCTTCGACGAGGGCGAAATTCATTTTATCTACATGGCACAGCAATAGATACCGTTCCAACAATTTCTTGAAGTCGTTGTGGTCACGATTCCACATAGTGACCCAAGAACATTTTTATCACGTCGGCGCTAAAGAAGACAACCGTAATGCAATGCTCGAAGCTCTTGTGATGAACTTTGATCCTGCTTGCGAAAGGATTGAAAAACCGCAATATATTCAAGAAACACTATTTGATACTCTTTTGAGTTTAAGGGATCGTTGA
- a CDS encoding PduL/EutD family phosphate acyltransferase: protein MTEEFRDTPRRVAEAVRRELAERSYPSGGPEQDTKPPPVPVEPNPTGPAPRVAPSEADPRRIPVAVSGRHVHPCAENLALLFGQGHRLTKVRELSQTGQFAAEEILNLVGPKAALTTRILGPVREKTVVELSKSDLVRLGVPHEVLPGGSVKLAGPLVLIGPRGELRLTDQVALADRHLHCTPADAAALGVSDGQRVSVVADGWRGARLDQVRVRVREDYRLELHTDTDEGNAVGLRTGDTVRLSDTTPPPAREGIPVAEKRKPLPVATVSAGGREPRLLGGIPGVAPLGLVTENDVRAAARAGLAEIPVTPRAIVTPAARDMLKELGLTLSTRR from the coding sequence GTGACTGAGGAATTTCGGGACACCCCCCGGCGCGTGGCCGAGGCGGTGCGGCGGGAGCTCGCGGAGAGGAGCTATCCGTCCGGCGGGCCGGAGCAGGATACGAAGCCTCCCCCGGTCCCCGTCGAGCCGAACCCCACCGGCCCGGCGCCCCGTGTCGCGCCGTCGGAGGCCGACCCCCGGCGCATCCCCGTGGCGGTCAGCGGCCGCCACGTACACCCGTGCGCCGAGAATCTGGCGCTCCTCTTCGGCCAGGGGCATCGGTTGACGAAGGTCCGCGAGTTGAGCCAGACCGGCCAGTTCGCCGCCGAGGAGATTTTAAATCTGGTCGGCCCGAAGGCCGCGCTGACCACCAGAATCCTGGGGCCGGTGCGGGAGAAGACCGTCGTCGAGCTGTCGAAGAGCGACCTGGTCCGCCTGGGGGTGCCGCACGAGGTGCTGCCCGGCGGGTCGGTTAAATTGGCGGGTCCGCTGGTTTTAATCGGCCCCCGGGGCGAGCTCCGGCTCACGGATCAGGTGGCCCTGGCCGACCGGCACCTGCACTGCACCCCCGCCGATGCCGCCGCCCTGGGAGTATCCGATGGGCAGCGGGTGAGCGTGGTGGCCGACGGTTGGCGCGGGGCGCGCCTGGACCAGGTCCGGGTCCGCGTCCGGGAGGACTACCGCCTCGAGCTTCACACCGACACCGACGAAGGGAACGCGGTCGGGTTGAGAACCGGCGACACCGTCCGCCTGTCCGACACCACCCCGCCGCCCGCGCGGGAAGGAATCCCCGTCGCCGAAAAGAGAAAACCGCTCCCCGTGGCGACCGTCTCCGCCGGTGGCCGGGAGCCACGCCTGCTGGGCGGAATCCCCGGCGTGGCGCCGCTGGGGCTGGTCACGGAGAACGACGTCCGGGCCGCCGCCCGGGCCGGACTCGCCGAGATTCCCGTCACCCCCCGCGCCATCGTCACCCCCGCCGCCCGGGACATGCTGAAGGAACTGGGCCTCACCCTCTCGACCCGGCGGTAA
- a CDS encoding ribonuclease Z: protein MKTFGLDGGIAVHVLYSAAGVATTVAVENRGGFLLLDCGDGALRDLLEARLRPARLEGVAFSHGHFDHVGGLHTLLGFLRMIGRETALPVAYPAGCVEVEAFLDRFFELYPDAPFAVERLPLGDGDEVNLDRWALRAYAVEHRGSTAAGVLGPIPALGYRVELGGVVVAFSGDTGPGENLRKLCAGADLALVEATWGDREQRLSPRVHLSRAEAEGYGRLAKRFGLIHGMHPSERGD, encoded by the coding sequence GTGAAGACGTTCGGGCTCGACGGAGGCATCGCGGTCCACGTGCTCTACTCCGCCGCCGGGGTTGCGACGACCGTGGCGGTGGAGAATCGGGGCGGATTTCTGCTGCTGGACTGCGGCGACGGGGCGCTGCGCGACCTCCTGGAAGCCCGGCTCAGGCCCGCGCGGCTGGAGGGCGTCGCCTTCTCCCACGGCCACTTCGACCACGTGGGCGGCCTGCACACGCTCCTCGGTTTTTTGCGGATGATCGGCCGCGAGACCGCCCTGCCGGTGGCTTACCCGGCGGGTTGCGTCGAGGTCGAGGCGTTCCTGGACCGCTTCTTCGAGCTCTACCCCGACGCGCCCTTCGCCGTCGAGCGGCTGCCCCTCGGCGACGGCGACGAGGTGAATCTGGACCGCTGGGCGCTGCGGGCCTACGCCGTCGAGCACCGCGGCTCCACCGCCGCCGGCGTCCTCGGCCCCATCCCCGCCCTGGGCTACCGCGTGGAGCTCGGGGGGGTGGTCGTGGCCTTTTCCGGTGACACGGGGCCCGGCGAAAATCTGCGGAAGCTCTGCGCGGGGGCGGACCTGGCGCTCGTCGAGGCCACCTGGGGCGACCGCGAGCAGCGGCTCAGCCCGCGGGTCCACCTGTCCCGGGCGGAGGCGGAGGGGTACGGGCGGCTGGCGAAGCGATTCGGGCTCATCCACGGGATGCACCCCTCGGAGCGGGGCGATTGA
- a CDS encoding 4Fe-4S dicluster domain-containing protein: MTAAQTAVDLAREAGVVGAGGGGFPTHVKLSLPADIIIANAAECEPLVVKDTALVERGAEIVLKGLKLAGEAVGAGRLIVAAKPKREKAWRALQDATGVGIELFPLPDAYPVGDEVTLVKMITGRTAPRGGLPADVGALVQNVETLYNLARAAERPVTEKWVCVVGAVERPIVTVVPIGYPAAGLLEIAKPEPGAVVLEGGPAMGTIIEPREAHVAKHLSGYTVLPGNSPVVAHLRGTLELNRRRSLTACIQCRLCTDHCPRWLTGREVRPHLWMRALCLGTGFDRLAGDLWGCCACGVCELYACPEGLSPRRVALEIRERMPHPPMENKPPGDRPLFGERHPPTRRLMGRMGILDYDRLVEWVEAPPVNFLKIALLQGAGSPAKATVRKGDGVRAGEKIAEAAAALGVPLHAPADGTVVEVTDTYIGIEVR; this comes from the coding sequence ATGACCGCCGCCCAAACAGCCGTGGACCTGGCGCGCGAAGCCGGAGTCGTCGGCGCCGGGGGCGGCGGATTCCCCACCCACGTCAAGCTCTCCCTCCCCGCCGACATTATTATCGCCAACGCCGCCGAGTGCGAGCCCCTCGTCGTAAAGGACACGGCGCTCGTCGAGCGCGGGGCGGAAATAGTTCTAAAGGGATTGAAGCTCGCCGGTGAGGCCGTGGGGGCCGGGCGGCTTATCGTCGCGGCCAAGCCCAAACGCGAGAAGGCCTGGCGCGCTCTGCAAGATGCAACCGGCGTCGGAATCGAGCTATTCCCCCTCCCCGACGCCTACCCCGTGGGCGACGAGGTGACGCTGGTCAAAATGATTACCGGGCGGACGGCGCCGCGGGGCGGCCTGCCCGCCGATGTCGGCGCCCTGGTCCAGAACGTCGAGACGCTCTACAACCTGGCCCGCGCCGCGGAAAGGCCGGTGACCGAGAAGTGGGTCTGCGTCGTCGGGGCGGTGGAGCGGCCCATCGTCACGGTCGTCCCCATCGGCTACCCGGCGGCGGGCCTGCTGGAAATAGCGAAACCCGAGCCGGGCGCGGTGGTCCTCGAGGGCGGCCCGGCCATGGGGACCATCATCGAGCCGCGGGAAGCCCACGTCGCCAAGCATCTCTCGGGCTACACCGTCCTGCCCGGCAATTCGCCGGTCGTCGCGCACCTGCGGGGCACGTTGGAGCTGAACCGCCGCCGGTCGCTGACCGCCTGCATCCAGTGCCGACTCTGCACGGACCACTGCCCGCGCTGGCTCACCGGGCGGGAGGTCCGGCCGCACCTGTGGATGCGCGCGCTGTGCCTGGGCACGGGCTTCGACCGGCTGGCCGGCGACCTCTGGGGCTGCTGCGCCTGCGGCGTCTGCGAGCTCTACGCCTGCCCCGAGGGGCTCTCGCCGCGCCGGGTGGCCCTCGAGATTCGGGAGCGGATGCCCCACCCGCCTATGGAAAATAAACCGCCCGGCGACCGCCCGCTCTTCGGCGAGCGCCACCCCCCGACCCGGCGGCTCATGGGCCGCATGGGGATTCTGGACTACGACCGGCTCGTGGAATGGGTGGAGGCCCCGCCGGTGAATTTCCTGAAAATCGCCCTCCTCCAGGGCGCGGGGAGCCCGGCGAAGGCGACCGTGCGTAAAGGCGACGGGGTTCGGGCGGGAGAGAAAATCGCCGAGGCGGCGGCGGCCCTCGGCGTCCCCCTCCACGCCCCCGCGGACGGAACCGTGGTCGAGGTCACGGATACGTACATCGGGATCGAGGTCCGCTGA
- a CDS encoding type II restriction endonuclease yields MGKDKQRVKKGFKGLLQELAATLSGHVSTKDQQWTVKGFIDVFRNVYTISADTKIVSKVLEIHLLPVLLKFAEEHNFKIVLAKHQNYYPDLSFISAEDDTIKFAVDLKTTYRSLDKPGFCNGFTLGSHGSYFVKRYVKKNIQFPYSNYIGHFCLGIIYTRTDPGDTDETKVYPVTALHSIVSVIKDIQFFACEKWEIASDSQGSGNTANIGSIVHIEDILQGNGVFKNLGEKWFDEYWMNYGKIIITTPTGEQKKITRLREFLEFKGLDPDLANPCIRTSAKGGGSGEE; encoded by the coding sequence ATGGGTAAAGACAAACAACGGGTAAAAAAGGGCTTTAAAGGACTTCTACAAGAACTTGCCGCCACACTGAGCGGTCATGTTTCTACAAAAGACCAACAATGGACTGTGAAGGGGTTTATTGACGTATTTCGAAATGTCTACACCATTTCTGCGGATACAAAGATCGTTTCAAAAGTTCTTGAGATACACTTACTTCCCGTACTTCTCAAGTTCGCAGAGGAACACAATTTCAAAATCGTACTTGCTAAACACCAAAATTATTATCCAGATTTATCTTTTATATCAGCAGAAGATGACACCATAAAGTTCGCCGTTGATTTAAAAACGACTTATCGTTCACTCGATAAGCCTGGTTTCTGCAACGGTTTTACACTTGGTTCCCACGGAAGTTATTTCGTCAAACGTTATGTAAAGAAAAATATTCAGTTTCCATATAGTAACTATATAGGTCACTTCTGCCTTGGGATTATTTACACTCGCACAGATCCAGGCGATACAGATGAAACAAAAGTTTATCCTGTAACCGCACTTCATTCCATAGTTTCCGTTATTAAGGATATACAATTTTTCGCTTGCGAAAAATGGGAAATAGCGAGCGATTCACAGGGGAGCGGAAACACGGCGAATATCGGGAGTATCGTCCACATAGAAGACATTTTACAGGGAAACGGGGTCTTCAAAAACCTTGGGGAAAAATGGTTCGATGAGTATTGGATGAACTACGGCAAAATCATCATCACGACACCGACGGGGGAGCAGAAGAAGATTACAAGGCTGCGTGAATTTCTTGAGTTCAAGGGTCTCGATCCCGACCTTGCCAATCCGTGTATCAGGACATCCGCGAAAGGGGGCGGCTCCGGTGAAGAATAA
- a CDS encoding BMC domain-containing protein: MDDTALGLLELYSVARGMRAADAGNKAAQVRLIFARPFCAGKFGILWAGDVAGVSAALAAGRRVGSHLVVDETLLPAAHPSLIPALGGANPYPPGAALGIVETYSIASTLGAADAAAKAARVEVVEMRVAVGLGGRGYFSVAGEVAAVQQAVDVARAYVVELGLLVDAQVIPAPDPQLIRRLGLLEG; encoded by the coding sequence ATGGACGATACGGCCTTGGGCTTGCTCGAGCTCTACAGCGTCGCCCGGGGGATGCGGGCGGCGGACGCGGGGAACAAGGCGGCACAGGTACGCTTAATCTTCGCCCGCCCGTTCTGCGCCGGGAAGTTCGGGATACTGTGGGCCGGGGACGTGGCCGGGGTCAGCGCGGCTCTGGCCGCCGGACGGCGGGTCGGCTCCCACCTGGTGGTGGACGAGACTCTCCTCCCCGCGGCGCACCCGTCCTTGATTCCCGCTCTCGGCGGCGCCAACCCCTACCCCCCCGGCGCGGCCCTGGGGATAGTAGAGACCTACTCCATCGCCTCGACGCTGGGCGCGGCGGACGCGGCGGCCAAGGCGGCCCGCGTCGAGGTCGTCGAAATGCGCGTGGCCGTGGGCCTCGGCGGGCGGGGGTATTTTTCGGTGGCCGGGGAGGTGGCGGCGGTGCAACAGGCGGTTGACGTGGCGCGGGCCTACGTCGTGGAGCTCGGCCTGTTGGTGGACGCGCAGGTCATCCCCGCGCCCGACCCCCAGCTCATCCGGCGCCTGGGGCTCCTGGAGGGGTGA
- a CDS encoding BMC domain-containing protein, which translates to MQEIALGMIETKGLVGAIEAADAMVKAANVKLIGKEKIGGGYVTVMVRGEVGAVKAATDAGAAAAARVGELVSVHVIPRPHENVEMLLPGE; encoded by the coding sequence CTGCAAGAGATAGCCCTGGGGATGATCGAGACCAAGGGGCTGGTGGGCGCGATCGAGGCCGCCGACGCCATGGTCAAGGCCGCCAACGTCAAGCTCATCGGCAAGGAGAAGATAGGCGGGGGCTACGTGACGGTGATGGTGCGGGGCGAGGTGGGCGCGGTGAAGGCCGCCACCGACGCCGGCGCCGCCGCCGCCGCCCGCGTGGGCGAGCTCGTCAGCGTCCACGTCATCCCCAGGCCCCACGAGAACGTGGAGATGCTCCTCCCCGGCGAATAG